A single region of the Chelonia mydas isolate rCheMyd1 chromosome 4, rCheMyd1.pri.v2, whole genome shotgun sequence genome encodes:
- the TMEM128 gene encoding transmembrane protein 128: MAAGVGDRDPLLRLRRHLREEVEPQTLLLQAPPGGVAEESTNVEKKEKPLPRLNIHSAFWILASIAVTYYVEFFKTIKETIQADSWCFVLGSCLLVASLAIAFYCIIYLEWYCGIEDYDAQYPVLIPVTTATFIAAAVCLNIALWPVWSFLTPLLLFTQFMGVVMLVSLLG, translated from the exons ATGGCGGCGGGGGTGGGTGACAGGGACCCGCTGCTACGGCTGAGACGACACCTGAGGGAGGAGGTAGAGCCCCAGACACTGCTGCTACAGGCTCCCCCCGGGGGAGTGGCTG AAGAATCTACAAATGTGGAGAAAAAAGAGAAGCCTCTTCCTAGACTTAATATTCACTCTGCATTCTGGATTTTGGCATCAATTGCTGTGACATACTATgttgaattttttaaaactatcaaAGAGACCATTCAAGCAGATAG TTGGTGCTTTGTCCTCGGCAGCTGTTTGTTGGTTGCAAGCTTAGCTATTGCTTTTTACTGCATAATATATCTAGAGTGGTATTGTGGAATTGAGGATTATGATGCCCAGTATCCAGTATTGATACCTGTCACAACTGCCACTTTTATTGCAGCAGCAGTTTG tctcaacATTGCCTTATGGCCTGTATGGTCATTTCTCACCCCTCTGTTGCTGTTCACTCAGTTTATGGGTGTTGTGATGCTTGTGTCACTGCTGGGATGA